A window of Thermus antranikianii DSM 12462 contains these coding sequences:
- the minD gene encoding septum site-determining protein MinD yields the protein MKAKAIVVTSGKGGVGKTTTTANLGAALAKLGEKVAVVDVDVGLRNLDVVMGLEGRVVFDLIDVLEGRAKVRQALIRDKRIENLFLLPASQTKDKEALDPAKFRELVQQLLTEEGFDRVLIDSPAGIEKGFQTAATPAEGALVVVNPEVSSVRDADRIIGLLEAREIRENFLIINRLRPKMVARGDMLSVEDVVEILGLKPIGIIPEDEQVLISTNQGEPLVLKGTSPAAVAYMDTARRLKGEEVPFRNLEEAQGLLSVIRRLFGGR from the coding sequence GTGAAAGCGAAAGCCATTGTGGTGACATCGGGTAAGGGTGGCGTGGGAAAGACCACCACCACCGCCAACCTGGGGGCGGCCTTGGCCAAACTGGGGGAAAAGGTGGCGGTGGTGGACGTGGATGTGGGCCTCAGGAACCTGGATGTGGTCATGGGCCTCGAGGGGCGGGTGGTCTTCGACTTGATCGACGTGCTGGAGGGGCGGGCCAAGGTGCGCCAGGCCTTGATCCGGGATAAGCGCATAGAAAATCTTTTTCTGCTTCCGGCTTCCCAGACCAAGGACAAGGAGGCCCTGGACCCCGCAAAGTTCCGGGAGCTGGTCCAGCAGCTTTTGACGGAGGAGGGGTTTGACCGGGTGCTCATAGACTCCCCCGCCGGCATCGAGAAGGGCTTCCAGACCGCCGCCACCCCGGCGGAAGGAGCCTTGGTGGTGGTGAACCCGGAGGTTTCCAGCGTGCGCGACGCCGACCGCATCATCGGCCTCCTCGAGGCCCGGGAGATCCGGGAGAACTTCCTCATCATCAACCGCTTGCGGCCCAAGATGGTGGCCCGGGGGGATATGCTCTCCGTGGAGGACGTGGTGGAGATCCTGGGGCTTAAGCCCATCGGCATCATCCCGGAGGACGAGCAGGTGCTCATCTCCACCAACCAGGGCGAGCCTCTGGTGCTAAAGGGTACAAGCCCCGCTGCCGTCGCCTACATGGACACCGCCCGCCGCCTTAAGGGCGAGGAGGTGCCCTTCCGCAACCTGGAGGAGGCCCAGGGGCTTTTGTCGGTGATCCGCAGGCTCTTCGGAGGTCGCTGA
- the minE gene encoding cell division topological specificity factor MinE, with translation MWWRKRSKEKAKERLKLVLAYDRAKLSPGLVESLKRDLLEVLRRYFPAQEEGLSVALEERGEKMVLIADIPLR, from the coding sequence ATGTGGTGGCGCAAGCGGAGCAAGGAGAAGGCCAAGGAGAGGTTAAAGCTGGTCCTGGCCTACGACCGGGCCAAGCTTTCCCCGGGCCTGGTGGAGAGCTTGAAACGGGACCTCCTGGAGGTGTTGCGCCGCTACTTCCCCGCCCAGGAGGAGGGGCTCAGCGTGGCCCTGGAGGAGCGGGGGGAGAAGATGGTCCTGATCGCCGATATCCCCTTGCGGTAG
- the rodA gene encoding rod shape-determining protein RodA, which yields MVLRRPNLLAYDWGLILLTLAITVLGLFNLRSAAPDPALLNRQLAAFLLGLLLAVGVQFFSRRTVFALAYPLYALSLLLLVAVLAFGREINGAKAWFVLGPLQFQPLELAKLGLILALARLLEGREVRRVGDYFLPGLLTAPVVLLLLLQPDLGGGLVVLFGAFAVLFVRGLPWKHILVGLLALAVLVPTVVWPNLKPYQRERVLIVLDPYRDPLGQGFQVIQSTIAIGSGGLFGKGYGQGTQTQLGFVPFRHTDFVFAVFAEEWGFVGSVALLGLYALLLVRLLSMALECPRLSDRLFLAGVGGMLGFQVLVNLGVALGVMPVTGLTLPLFSYGGSSLIATLLSLGLVLLVHRDRAAP from the coding sequence ATGGTTCTAAGGCGTCCGAACCTTCTGGCCTACGACTGGGGTTTAATCCTCCTGACCCTGGCCATAACCGTTTTGGGTTTGTTTAACCTCCGAAGCGCTGCCCCCGACCCAGCCCTCCTGAACCGCCAGCTTGCGGCCTTCCTCCTGGGCCTCCTCCTGGCGGTGGGGGTGCAGTTCTTCTCTCGCCGCACCGTCTTCGCCCTGGCCTACCCCCTTTACGCCCTTTCCCTTCTCCTTTTGGTGGCCGTCTTGGCCTTTGGCCGGGAGATCAACGGGGCCAAGGCCTGGTTTGTGCTGGGCCCCTTGCAGTTCCAGCCCCTGGAGCTGGCCAAGCTGGGCTTGATCCTGGCCTTGGCCCGGCTCCTCGAGGGCCGGGAGGTGCGGCGGGTGGGGGATTATTTTCTGCCCGGGCTCCTGACGGCCCCCGTGGTCCTCCTCCTCCTCCTTCAGCCGGACCTGGGAGGGGGCCTGGTGGTGCTCTTTGGCGCCTTTGCCGTTTTGTTCGTGCGGGGCTTGCCTTGGAAGCATATCTTGGTGGGCCTTCTCGCCCTGGCCGTCTTGGTGCCCACTGTGGTCTGGCCCAACCTCAAGCCCTACCAGCGGGAGCGGGTCCTCATCGTCTTGGATCCCTACCGGGATCCCCTGGGCCAGGGCTTCCAGGTGATCCAGTCCACCATCGCCATCGGCTCGGGAGGGCTCTTCGGCAAGGGGTATGGCCAGGGTACCCAGACCCAGCTGGGCTTCGTTCCCTTCCGACACACGGACTTCGTCTTCGCCGTCTTTGCCGAGGAGTGGGGGTTTGTGGGCTCCGTGGCCCTCCTTGGGCTTTACGCCCTCCTTTTGGTGCGCCTTCTTAGCATGGCCCTGGAGTGTCCCCGCCTCTCCGACCGCCTGTTCCTGGCCGGGGTAGGGGGGATGCTGGGCTTCCAGGTGCTGGTGAACCTGGGGGTGGCGTTGGGGGTGATGCCGGTGACCGGGCTGACCCTTCCCCTTTTTTCCTATGGGGGTTCCAGCCTCATAGCCACCCTGCTCTCCTTGGGCCTGGTCCTCTTGGTGCACCGGGACCGGGCGGCTCCCTAA